The following are encoded in a window of Acinonyx jubatus isolate Ajub_Pintada_27869175 chromosome D4, VMU_Ajub_asm_v1.0, whole genome shotgun sequence genomic DNA:
- the LOC106971490 gene encoding zinc finger protein 510 yields MYVPWSPRTELGGKHSAVHSVTPYPSQLSVLSQQQQKMDTTQASVSFKDVTVEFTQEEWQQIGPIQRTLYRDVMLENYNNLVSVGNCIFKPAVIFKLEQGEEPWFLEEEFLNQSHQEDYRDDYLIKRNKKIKDNHFQEVISIDNKLLTGEEEEILGKQFNLHIAPVSTKMSCKYDSWGVNLQNISQFIINNRNYSTKKPDCCSVCENLSFKIKFERNHTGEKLYEYNSSGEAFSYKENPPESQKCQTLEQAFKYNEIGKTIFDEAACVTHKNIHTGEKSYKNDGFRGKNEKTTVFNYKTTGTGEKYPHLNQCGKSFCEKSALKEYNKFNMAVKHECNASGNNFYKKSYFTQPQIPVTEENSLVCNDRRQTGDKSFEYHEDRKSYHISAHKVRQRSHSEVKPYKCNECGKSFFQKGHLIQHQRTHTGEKPFECNECGKTFSQKSHLSTHQRIHRAEKPYKCNECGKTFVQKSTLRGHQRIHTGEKPYKCSECGKTFVQKSTLRDHHRIHTGEKSFQCNECGKTFGQKSNLRIHQRTHSGEKTYQCNECEKSFWRKDHLIQHQKTHTGEKPFKCNECGKTFARTSTLRVHQRIHTGEKPFKCNECGKKFVRKAILNDHQRIHTGEKPFQCNKCGKTFGQKSNLRIHQRIHSGEIL; encoded by the exons GCATCAGTGTCATTCAAGGACGTGACTGTGGAGTTCACCCAGGAGGAGTGGCAGCAAATAGGTCCAATTCAGAGGACCCTGTATAGagatgtgatgctggagaactacaACAACCTGGTCTCAGTGG GGAACTGCATTTTCAAACCAGCAGTAATCTTCAAATTGGAGCAAGGAGAGGAGCCTTGGTTCTTAGAAGAAGAATTCTTAAACCAGAGCCACCAAG aagATTACAGAGATGATTACCTGATCAAGAGGaacaagaaaatcaaagacaaccACTTTCAGGAAGTAATATCCATTGATAATAAACTATTGactggagaggaagaggaaattttgGGAAAACAGTTTAATCTGCACATAGCTCCTGTTTCAACAAAAATGTCCTGTAAATATGACTCATGGGgagtaaatttgcaaaatatttccCAATTTATCATTAATAATAGAAACTATTCAACAAAAAAACCAGATTGCTGTAGTGTATGTGAAAATTTGTCTTTCAAAATTAAGTTTGAGAGAAACCACACTGGAGAGAAGTTATATGAATATAATAGTAGTGGGGAAGCTTTCAGTTATAAGGAAAATCCTCCTGAGAGTCAAAAGTGTCAAACGTTGGAGCAAgcttttaaatataatgaaattgGAAAAACCATCTTTGATGAGGCTGCCTGTGTTACACATAAGAATATTCACACAGGAGAAAAATCCTATAAAAATGATggatttaggggaaaaaatgaaaaaacaactgTCTTTAACTATAAAACAACTGGGACAGGGGAGAAATACCCTCATCTTAACCAATGTGGGAAATCCTTCTGTGAGAAGTCAGCTCTCAAGGAATACAATAAATTCAACATGGCTGTGAAACATGAATGTAATGCAAGTGGGAATAATTTCTACAAGAAGTCATACTTCACTCAACCTCAGATACCTGTCACAGAAGAGAACTCATTAGTATGTAATGACAGAAGACAAACTGGGGATAAATCCTTTGAATATCATGAAGATAGGAAATCCTACCACATATCAGCCCACAAAGTACGACAGCGAAGTCACTCTGAAGTAAAACCCTATAAGTGTAATGAATGTGGtaaatctttctttcaaaaaggaCATCTCATTCaacatcagagaactcacacaggagagaaaccatttgaatgtaatgaatgtggaaaaacCTTCTCCCAGAAGTCACACCTCAGTacacatcagagaattcacagaGCAGAAAAACCCTATaagtgtaatgaatgtgggaaaacatTTGTCCAGAAGTCAACCCTCAGGggacatcagagaattcatacaggaGAGAAGCCTTATAAatgtagtgaatgtgggaaaACTTTTGTTCAAAAGTCAACCCTCAGAGATCATCACAgaattcacacaggagagaaatcCTTTcagtgtaatgaatgtgggaaaacttTTGGTCAGAAGTCAAACCTCAGAATACATCAGAGAACACATAGTGGTGAGAAAACATATCAGTGTAACGAATGTGAAAAATCGTTCTGGCGAAAAGACCATCTCATTCAAcatcagaaaacacacacaggagagaaaccttttaaatgtaatgaatgtgggaaaacttTTGCCCGGACATCAACCCTTAGAGTGCATCAAAGAATTCATACTGGGGAGAAACCatttaaatgtaatgaatgtgggaaaaaaTTTGTCCGGAAGGCAATCCTTAATgatcatcagagaattcatacaggagagaaaccttttCAGTGTAATAAATGTGGGAAAACTTTTGGCCAGAAATCAAACCTCAGAatacatcagagaattcacagtGGTGAAAtcttataa